The genome window GGCCGCCGGGACGCTCGCTTCCGTCCCCCCCGTGCGGGAGCTCACCCTCGAGGAGCTGTTCGAGCACGTGCGCTCCGCCCTGCGCGCGATCCGCGCCAACAAGCTGCGCAGCGCCCTGTCGATGCTCGGCATCCTCATCGGCGTCACCGCGGTCATCGCGATGCTCGCCATCGGCAAGGGCGCGCAGAAATCCGTGGAGACCCAGCTGTCGAGCCTCGGCTCGAACCTGGTGATGCTCTTCCCGATGTCTCCTCGCTCGGGGGGAGGCGGGGCGCGAGGGGCGATGGGCTCCTTCAGCCGGCTCTCCATGGAAGACGTCGCCGCGATCCGCCGGGCGCACCCCGGCGTCGTGCGCGCCGCCGGCGAGGTCAGCGGCAACGTCCAGGTCGTGTACGGCGACAAGAACGCGAACACGAACCTGACCGGCGCCGAGCCCGAGTACGCGGACATGCGCAACTCCCAGGCCTACTACGGGCGGTTCTTCACGCCCGAGGAGAACGAGCAGATGGCGCGCGTCGTCCTGCTCGGCCCCACCGTCGTCACGGCCCTGTTCGGCGACGACGATCCCGTCGGCCGCACGATCAACGTCAACTCGGTCAAATTCCGGGTGATCGGGGTCCTGCCGCGCAAGGGGTCCGGCGGCTTCCAGGACCAGGACGACAAGATCGTCGTGCCGCTGAAGACCGCGATGAAGAAGGTCCTCGGCCGGCAGTACCTGGGCACCATCGCCATCGAGACGACGGGGCCGGAGCAGACCGGCGCCGTCATCGAGGCCGTGCGCGCGCTGATGCGCAAGAGCCACCGCCTGCCCGACTACAAGGAGGACGACTTCACCCTGCGCAACATGGCCGAGATCCAGGCCGCGCTGACCGGGACCTCGAAGATATTCTCCCTCCTGCTGGGCATCGTCGCGGCGATCTCGCTCGTCGTCGGCGGCATCGGCATCATGAACATCATGCTCGTGTCCGTCAGCGAGCGCACCCGCGAGATCGGCCTGCGCAAGGCGATCGGCGCCACGCGCCGCGCGGTGCTCATCCAGTTCCTCATCGAGGCGGTCGCGATGTCCACCTGCGGCGGCCTGCTCGGCATCGCGCTCGGCATGGCGATCGCCTTCGGCATGTCCTATTTCGCGGGCTGGGCGGCGGTCGTCACGCCTCAGTCGGTCCTGCTCGCCTTCGTCTTCTCCTCCGGCACGGGGATCGTGTTCGGCTTCTGGCCGGCGCGCAAGGCGTCCTTGCTGTCGCCGATCGAAGCGCTCCGCTACGAGTGATATAATCCCCCCGTGGAGAGGATCACCGCGCTGTACATCGGACGCGTCGGCGACGTCATCGTCGCGACCTCCTTCCTGCGCGCGCTCCGCCGCCGCTGGCCGAAGGCGCGCATCCGCCTGATCGTCGGCTGGCGCTCGACGCAGGTGCTGCCCCTGATCCCGTTCATCGACGAGTCGCTGGTCCTCGGCAAGCCCGGGAGCGTCGGCGGCAACCTGAGGTTCGTCTGGAAGCTCCTCGCCGAGCCCTGCGACCTGATCGTCGACCTCAACTCCTCCTATTCGAAGACCTCCGCCTTGATCACCCGCGCGGCGCGCGCCCCCCGGCGCCTCGCCTTCGACAAGGGCGCCGGCCGCAGCGGGGCCTTCAACGAGGTCCTGCCCGCTCCGGCCGAGCGCGAGCACATGTGGGACCGCTACGGCCGCCTCGCCGCGGCTCTCGACGCGCCGTACGACCAGGACCCCGAGCTGCGCCTGCCCATCGCCGACCTCGACGAGGCCGACCGCCTTCTGGCCGCGATGCCGCCCGCGGGCGGAGGCTCCTTCCGCGTCGTGATCCATCCCGGCAACTTCGACCGCTTCTCCTTCCGCTGGCCCGAGGAGAAGTTCGCCGTGCTCGGCAACCGGCTGCTGGACGACGCGCGCGTGAAGCTGTTCTTCATGGGCGGCCCGGGCGAGCGCGAGAAGGTCGCCGCCATCGTCGCCAAGCTCAAGCGCCCTGTGCCGATCCTTCCCGCCGCGCGCCTGGGCGTCAGCGGCGCCATGCTCAAGCGCATGAACCTGTTCGTGTGCAACATCACGGGGACGACCCACCTCGCCGCCGCCCTGGGCGTCCCGACGTTCGGCTTCTACGCGGGCTACACCCAGGCGGTGTGGCGTCCCCGCGGCGCGCGCCACGGCGGGACGGTGTGCTCCGAGTGGGAGTCGTGCCGGGAGACGACCGTCGACGAGGCGCACGCCGCGCTCGCCGACCACATCAAGCGCCTCAGCCCGCTTTAGCGAGCAGGCCCGTCAGGGCCGCCCAAGCCTCGTTCGTCGTCGGGTGCCGTCCGGGCGTCTCCAGCAGCGCGTGCCCGGGGAGCGCGTAGCCGAAGCGCCAGGGCTCGGTGTGGCTGAACAGCTGGACGGTCGGCACGCCGAGCGCGACCGCCAGGTGCATGGGCCCGGTGTCGGCGGTGAGCACCGCGCGCGCGTTGACGATCGTCGCGGCGAAGGCGCGCAGGGGCAGCTCCGGCGCGACGCTGACGCCGGCCGGTATCGTCCGTCCTTCCAAGAGCTTCCGCTCGGCGGGTCCCCCCGTCAGCACCGCCTTGCGGCCGGAGCGGACGAGGCGCTCGCCGAGGTCGAAGAACCACGACGGATCGAGCCGCTTCTCGGCGCGCGCTCCCAGGAACAGCGCGACGCTGTCTTCGTCGAGGCCCCAGGACGCCCAGGCCTTCGCGCCCTCCTCCTTCTCTCCCGGCCCGAAATGATACTCGGTGCGCAGGGACTCGTCCGGAGGCAAGGAGACGCCCGGCGCCGCGTGGCGCACCAAGGACGCGAGGTTGGCCGTCTCGTGGGCGCGCCGGGCCGGCACGGGCACGAGGTCGTCGAGGAACTTGGCGGCGTCCCCCCGGTCGAAGCCGACGCGGCGCTTCGCGCCCGACATGGCCGTCCAGACCGCGCTCGACAGGGAGAAGGCGTGCTGCGGCGAGAAGTCGAAGGCGAGGTCGTAGCCGCGCAGCCGCAGGCCGGGCACGGCCTTCGCGGTGAGGATCTCGTCCACGCACGGGTTATGCTTCAGTGCATCCCCGTAGCGGTCGGAGAGGAGCACCTCGACGCGCGCGGCCGGAAAAGCCGCCTTCATCAGGCGCAGGGCCGGCGTCAGCAGCAGCAGGTTGCCGAGCCGGGCGTCGTGGCGCACGGCGAGCAGGCGCCGTACCTTGGAGGGGTCGGCCGGGCCCTCGTGGGCCCGCGGCTTGGGCACCAGCTGGAGCAAGGTCGCGCGCAGGGCTTCCTTGCCCCGCTTCTCGAGCTGCTTCCCGAGTTCTTTAAGGCTCACGGGACGATTCTAGTATAATCGGCGGATGAGCCTCGTCAGCCTGCGCACCGAACGGTCCGTCTCCACCTTGCGCCTCGAGCGCCCCGAGGCGCTCAACGCGATGTCCGAGGACATGGCCCGCGAGTTCTCGGCCGCGGTCAAGCGCGCCGCCCGCGAGCGCTCGAAGGTCCTGGTGCTCGAGGCCGCGGGCCACGCCTTCTCCGCCGGCGGCGACCTCGCCTTCATCGAGAAGAACAGGACGCGGCCGAAGGCGTCGTTGGCCGGGATCATGAAGCGCTTCTACGGCGACTTCCTGTCCATCCGCGAGGTCCCGCAGGTCACCATCGCCAAGATCCACGGCACCGCCGTCGGCGCGGGCCTGTGCCTCGCGCTCGCCTGCGACCTGCGCGTCGTCGCGGAAGACGCGAAGCTCGGCTTCAACTTCGTCCGGCTCGGCCTCAACCCGGGCATGGCCGCCTGGCCCTTGGCGCGCGCCGCGGTCGGCGACGCCCGCGCGCGCGACCTTCTCTTCACGGGCCGCCTGTTCTCGGGGCGGGACCTCCATGCCTGGGGCGGCGCCTGCGCGCTGGCGTCGGTCCCCGGCGAGATCGACGCGGTCTGCGCCGAGCTCGCCGGGCGCGTCGCCTCGGGCTCGGGCGAGAGTCTTCGCATCCTCAAGGCCGAGACTCGGATCGGCGGCGACCTGACGCCTTATCTCGCGCACGAGGCGAAGGGCCAGGCGGTCACCTTCAAGGGCCCGGACATCGCCGAGGGCGTGGCCGCGATCAGGCAGCGGCGGGCGCTGAAGTTCGGCTGACGGACCGGCCGAGCTTCAGCGGACTCGCGGGACTGTTTCCGGAAACAGTCGGGCGCGATAGCGGCGGATTCAGCCCTCGCGCAGCGCGGCGAGGAATATCTCGCCGTACTCGACCCACTTCTTCGGGCCGACGCCGGACACCTGGCGCATCTCCTCCTCGTTCTTCGGCATCTGAGAGGACATCGCCATCAAGGTCGCGTCGTTGAAGACCATGTAGGCGGGCACGTGCCGCGCGTCGGCGAGCTTCTTGCGCAGGGCCTTGAGCTTGGAGAACATCGAGTTGCCCGCCGAGGTCGACGCGGTCTCCGACGGGGCGCGGACGCCGAAGGACATCTTGCGCGGCGCCGCGACGGCGGGCGCGGAGCCGACGGGGTCGAGACCTCCGCAGGCGTCGCAGGAGGCGCCGCACGGGGGCATGTCCTCGCCGAGGTGCTTGGCCATCGTCTGGTGGCGGCAGGCGCGGCGGTCGATGGTGCGGAACATCTCTCGCGCGCGGGAGCGGTGCCACTCGGCCTGGGACGGCTCCAGGTCGGAGACCAGGCGCTCATAGCTCATCACGTCGGCCCAGGAGTAGAACATCACGCAGTCGCTCGGCGCGCCGTCGCGCCCCGCGCGGCCGACCTCTTGGATATAGGACTCGACCGAGCGGGGCATGTCGCGGTGGATGACGAAGCGCACGTCGGGCTTGTCGATGCCCATGCCGAAGGCGACGGTCGCGACGATCACGTCGGCGTCGTCGGATTTGAAGGCGTCCTGAACGTGCTCTCGCTGGGAGGACTCCATGCCCGCGTGGTAGGCCAGGGCCTTGATGCCCCGTCCCGACAGGAACTCGGCCATCGACTCGACCGACTTCCGCGACAGGCAATACACGATGCCGCTCTGCCCCTTGCGCCCCTGCACGAGCCGCAGGATCGAGTTCTTCGTGTCGTTGACCGTCCCGGGCCGCGGCGCGGCCTTCTCCCCGGTCTTGAGATAAGCGGACAGGTGAAGGTTGGGACGGAAGAACGAGCCTCTGACGCGGAGAGGCTCGGCCATGGCGAGCTGCTCGACGATGTCGTTGGTGACAGGCAACGTTGCCGTGGCCGTCAGAGCCAATATGGGTACTCCGTACCTTTCCTTGAGGCCCTTCAGGTTCCGGTACGCCGGTCTGAAATCGTGCCCCCACTGGCTGATGCAATGGGCCTCGTCCACCGCGATCATCGCGAGCTTCGCTCCGGACAGCGCCGCCCCCGCCCCCGCTTCCAGGCCTTCCGGCGCGGCGTACACGAGCTCGTAATCGCCGCGCTGGAGGCCGTCGATGCGCTCCCGCCGCTCGTCCGGCGTGAGGCTCGAGTTGAGGAAAGTCGCCCGCAGGCCGACCGACACCGCGGCGTCCACTTGGTCCTTCATCAGGGAGATCAGCGGGCTGACGACCAAGGTCACGCCTTTTAATAGGCGGGCCGGGATCTGGTAGGTCAGGGACTTGCCCGCGCCGGTGGGCATCACGCCGACGCAGTCGCGCCCGGCCAGGACGGCGTCGATGATCTCCCTTTGACCGGGGCGAAAGGAAGGGTAGCCGAAGACGTCTTTGAGGACCTGCTCGGGCGTCATCGAACTATTGTACGATATTTCCCGTCATTCGTTCGTTACATGCTCGGAGGACCCGCCATGGGCCAAAGAGCTATCATAGACGCGATGGCACGGTCCAAGATCCTCCCCCTCAAGGTCGACGCGGCTCCCGCCGCGACCTCCCCCCAGGCCGTCGGCCTGAAGGCGGCGGAGCGCTTCTTCAACCGCGACCTGTCCTGGCTCGCCTTCAACGACCGCGTCCTGTCCGAGGCGGCCGACCCGACCGTGCCCGCCCTCGAGCGCCTGCGCTTCGCGACCATCGTCAGCTCGAACCTCGACGAGTTCTTCATGACCCGCGTGGCCGAGATCGGCAAGGTCGCCCGCCGCAGCGCCGGCCACCGCTTCCTCGACGGCATGACCGCCCGCCAGGTCCTCGCCCAGATCCGCGAGCACGCCCTGCGCCAGAAGTCGCGCCAGGCCGAGGTGCTGCGGGACATCATCGACGCCTTGCGGGCCGAAGGCGTCGACATCATCTCGGAATTCCTGGAGGAGCGCGCGCCCGACACCGAGGTGCAGGAGCGCCTGCCCAGGCTCAAGGTCATGGTGCGCCGCTACCCCGAGCCGCCGCCCGCGCTCGCCAGCGCGCGGCTGCACGTGTTCGTGCGCTTCCCGCGCGAGTACGCGGTCATCACCATCGAGGACCGCGAGGGGCGCCTGATCACGCTCCCCACGAAGGACGGCGTCAAGCGCTACGCCCTCGTCGAGCGCTGGATCGCCGACCGCGCCGAGGACCTGTTCCCCGACCGCGAGGTCATCGAGACCTTCCCGTTCAAGATCATCCGCGACGCGGACCTCCGATGGCGCCCGGACGACGAGGAGAACCTCGAGGACCAGATCCTCGAGGCCGTCAACCGGCGCTCGAACGCGAAGGTCGTCCGCCTCGAGGTCGACTCTCCCGCGTATTCCGAGGGCGCCCTGTTCCTGGCCACCGCGCTCGGCCTCGACTCGTCCGCGCTGTACCGCTTCGACCTCCCTCTCGACATGCGCACGCTCGCCCGCATCGACGCGCCCAAGCCCGGCCTGCGCTATCCGCCGATCGAGCCCCAGGTCCCCGCGCCTTTCCGCAAGCCCTCGTCGGCGTTCGAGATCGTCCGGCGCAAGGACATCCTGCTCCACCACCCGTACGACGCCTTCGACATCGTCGTCAAGTTCCTGGAGGCCGCCTCGCTCGACCCGGGGGTCAAGCGCATCTACCACACCTTGTACCGGACCAGCCTCGACTCCCCGATCATGGCCGCGCTCATCGCCGCGGCCGCGGCGGGCAAGAAGGTCACCGCCTACATCGAGATCAAGGCCCGCTTCGACGAGTTGAACAACCTGCGCTGGGCCGAGGCGCTGCGCAAGGCCGGCGTGAAGGTCGTCCCGCATCTCGGACGCTACAAGGTGCACTCGAAGGTGACCTCGATCGTGCGCGAGGAGGACGGCGTCGAGCGGGCCTACACCCACCTCGGCACCGGCAACTACCATCCCGTCACCGCGCGCCAGTACACCGACCTGGGCCTGCTCACGGCCGATGAAGTCCTCGGCCGCGAGGCTCTTTCCTATTTCGAGGCGCTCGCCAAGGGCCGCCGCCCCGAGGGCCTCGCGGAGCTGCTCATCGCGCCGGTCAACCTGCACGACGAGATGCTGCGCCTGATCCGCGAGGAGGCGCGCTTCTTCAAGGAGACCGGCAAGGGCCACATCATCGCGAAGATGAACTCGCTCCAGGACCCGGAGATCGTCGAGGCGCTCTACGAGGCCTCGAACGCCGGCGTGAAGATCGAGCTGCTGGTGCGCGGCATCTGCTGCCTGCGCCCCGGCATCGCGGGCATGTCCGAGAACATCCGGGTCGTGTCCGTCGTCGACCGCTTCCTCGAGCACAGCCGGATCTACTACTTCCGCGCCGGCGGCGCCCGCAAGATGTACCTGTCGAGCGCGGACTGGATGCCGCGCAACTTCTACTCGCGCTACGAGGTCGCCTTCCCGGTCAAGGACCTCCAGCTCAAGCGCTACGTCCGGGACACCATCCTGGGCAAGGGGCTGGCCGACAACCAGAAGGCCTGGGGCCTCAAGCCCGACGGCTCCTACTCGCGCGTGACCCCCGGCCCCGGCGCGTCGCTCGTGCGCTCCCAGACCTTCTTCGAGGCGCTCGCGCGCTCCGACTACCGCGACACCGCCCTCGCCGACCGCACCAAGCCCGCCGCCGCGGCTTTACCGAAAAGTTAACCTCCCGTAACGGCCGCGACACGCGATCCGCCTAAGCTGAGGGCGCACGGAGGTGCCCCTCATGAACATCCGAATCGTCGCCGCGATCCTCGCGCTCGCCGCCGCCCCGGTCCTCGCCGCCTCTCCGGCTCCCGCCGTCTCCAAGGCGCCGGCTCTGCCCGCCGGCTACCGCGCGATGGCTTTGCCCTTCCCGTCCCATCAACTGCGCTTCATCGAGCCCGGCGACCGCGTCGACGTCATGGTGACCTTCGCGGCCGAGCTGGGCGAGAAGGAGAGCGCGCGGAAGGAGGACGTGACCGCGACGATCATGCAGAACGTGGTCGTGCTCGCCGTGGACCACTCGGAGGGAGTGCTCCAGCTGATCTTCAATCCCAACGAGGCCCAGTACGCCGCGCTGTTCGCCTCCAAGGACAAGACGCTGTGGCTGAGCAAGCGCGCCGCGGGCGACACGGAGATGCATCCGATGGAGATGGCCAACGCCCGTAAGCTGTTCCGCTGACGCCCCGATCCTCCCGGCGGCGGGCGCCCGATGGAACTTTTCGGAGCCCTCGATCGTATGAATAGTAGGCCCTATGACCCTTGTGGGCCGGGGAAAGGTGCGATACAATGGCCGACGACATGCGACGCGAGATCAACGAACTCAAAGAGTCGGTCGGCCGAATCGATTCGACCCTCAACCGGGTGATGGTGGTCGTGGCGAATATCGCCGGCACCTTGGTCGAATTGAAGGAGAATATGGCCACGAAAAGGGATATCTCCGACCTGAACTCCCGCATGGACGGCTTCGCCGGACTTCTGCTGGACTCGCGCCTGAAGAAGCTCGAAGCGCCCCGGGCGTAGCCGCGCGGCGCGCGCTACTTCAGGAAGAACGACGCGCAGCGGTGGTACTTGTCGAGCGGCTCGCGCCGGAGGTCGAACTTCTTCTCGACGGCCTTGTTGAAGTCGAGCATCTCGTCGAGGTGCTCGAGCTTGTCCTCGAGCGAGCCGCCCTCGGCCTTGATCTCGTTCTCGAACTCGCAGAAGGTCGAGAGCGCGTGCAGGCCGCGCTTGGCGATGTAGAAGGCGGAGACGCGGTCGAGGGAGGGCTCGAGGAAGGCGCTGCCCAGGTCCACCTCGAATTTCTCCTTCTGGTACAGCGCGATGATCGGGCCGCTCGTGATGCGGCGCACCGTCCGCGCCCCCAGATGGCGGCGCATCGCCTGCCCCATCTCCGGCCCCGCGTGCTTCCTTAAGATCGCGTCCACGCTGAAGTCGGTGAACTTCACGATGTCGTGGTGGCTCTCCTCGCGCACGAGCTTGTCGAGGCGCTCGGAGGCGAACTCGGAGCGGTACAGCATGCCGTCCCGGGTGAACCCGGGACCTTTATATTGAAGATAAACGGCGGTGCCGTTCTTCTTGTAGCGCAGGCGCAGGCTGGCGCCCTTCTTCAGGAGATCGAAGGACGGCGTGTCGAGGAACTGGTCGAAGAAGAAGGCGCTCTTCTGGTGCCTGACGCCCTTGCGGTCGAGGAGCCAGTCGCGCAGGTCCCCGGCCTCCTCGGGCGCGACGCGCTTCTTGCACTCGATCTCGACGAAATGGAGGTCGTCGATCGCCAGCTTCCGGAACAGGAGGCTCGTGAAATCGTCGAGTCGGCTCATCGGGGTTTTAGGATATCATATCGACGATGGAGATCATTTTCCTGAGGCACGCGCCCGCCGGCGAGCGCGAGGACTGGGCCCGGACCGGGCGCCCGGACTCGGAGCGGCCGCTGACGCCCGACGGGCGCAAGCGCGCCCGCGAGGCGGCCAAGGGCCTGGCGAGGCTCGTCGAGACCGCGGACCTCGTCGCGACGAGCCCGTGGACCCGCGCCCGCGAGACGGCCGAGATCGCGGCGAAGGCGCTCGGGGCGCCGCTCGCGGAGACGAACTTCCTGCTCCCGCACCGCTCCCCGGCGAGCCTCGCGGGCTGGCTGTCGGGGCTCGACGGCGAGCGCGTCGTCCTCGTCGGCCACGAGCCGCATCTGTCGCGGGTGATCTCCTGGCTGCTGGCGGGGTCCTCCCGGACTTTCGTCGCGATGAAGAAGGCGCAGGCCGTCCTGCTGGAGACTCCGAAGGCCGCGGCGGGCTCCGCCGTCCTGGCGTGGTCGCTCCCACCGAAGGTCCTGCGCCGTCTATAAAGGTGCCAGGCCTCCCATTATCCCATTACTCGAGTAATGGGATAATGGGAGGCCTGGCACCAACTCGCCTGCGCCGGCTGAGCTAGAAGAAGAGCTTGACGACCTGGTAGGTGAAGCCGGCGCAGATCGCGGCGAACGGGATCGTGAGGAACCACGCCCAGACGATCCGGCCCGCCACGCCCCAGCGCACGGCCGACAGGCGCTGGGTCGAGCCGACGCCGACGATCGCGCCCGTGATGGTGTGGGTGGTCGAGACGGGCACGCCCATGAAGGAGCAGATCATGATCGAGAGCCCCGCGCCGGTCTCGGCGCAGAAGCCGCCGACGGGCTTGAGCTTGGTGACCTTGTTGCCCATCGTGTGGACGATCTTCCAGCCGCCCATCATGGTGCCGAGTGCGATGACCGCGTGGCAGCTGATGACGACCCAGAACGGCACGTAGAACTTCTCGCCCAGGAGTCCGTTCGAGAACAGCAGCACCGCGATGATGCCCATCGTCTTCTGGGCGTCGTTGCCGCCGTGCGAGAGGCTGTACAGGGCGGCGGAGAGCAGTTGGCCGACCCGGAAGGTACGGTCCACCTGGCTCGGCGCCTTGCGCCGGTAGATCCAGAACACGGCGACCATCAGCAGGAAGCCGAAGAGCATGCCGATCATCGGCGAGAGGAAGATGAAGGCCACGGTCGTCTTGAGCTTGTCGTACTGCAGGACCGATGTCCCCGCCTTCGAGATGCCGGCGCCGACCATGCCGCCGATCAGCGAGTGCGACGAGGAGACGGGTATGCCGAGCTTGATCGTGATCCAGGACCAGATGCTCGCGCCGATCAGCGCCCCGGCGACGACCGCGGTGTCGACGACGGCCGGGTCGACGAGGCCCTTGCCGATGGTGTTGGCGACGTGCACGCCGAACACCGCGAAGGCGACGAAGTTGAAGAACGCCGCCCAGACGACGGCGTGCCTGGGCGACAGGACGCGCGTCGAGACGACGGTCGCGATCGAGTTGGCCGAGTCGTGCATCCCGTTCAGGAAGTCGAACAGGTACGCGAGCCCGATGACGAAGAGGACGGACGCGGACAGATGCGGCGGCATCGCCTAGGCCTGCTTGACGAGGATCGTCTCGAGCGTGTGGGCGACGTCCTCGCACTTGTCGATGGCGTGCTCGACGGTCTCGTAGATCTCCTTCCACTTCATGACCTCGAGCGGGTCGGGCTTGCCCTGGAACAGCTTGCCGATCGCGACGCCGAGCGCGTGGTCGCCCGCGTTCTCGAGGCGGTTGATCTCGATGCAGTAGTCCATCACGTGGCGGGATTTCTCGGGGTTCTGCAGCTCCTTGATCGCCTTGCGCACCTGCTCGGTCGCCTGCCACAGGATGTCGGTGAGCTGGACGAGGTCGTCGGTGCTCTTGTCGATCTGGTAGAGGAACATGCGCTGGCCCGCCGACTCGATGAGGTCGGTGATCGTGTCGAGCTCGCTGGCGAGCTCGCGGATGTCCTCGCGGTCGAAGGGCGTCACGAAGGTCCGGTTGAGCTTCTCGTAGATGTCGTGGGTGGTGATGTCCGCCTCGTGCTCGATCTCGCGGAGCTTGTCGAAGGACCCGGTCTCGCGGCTCCACTTCTGGGCCATCTCGCGGAACAGCTTCGCGGCCGCGACGCTGTGGGCCGCCTGCGCCTCGAACAGTTCGAAGAACTTCTCTTCCTTGGGGATGAAGCTGAAGGCCATGGGCGGGATCCTCTCTGCGTAAAATCGGGCGGACGAACGCGTGACGAACGCGTGACGGCTCGGAGATGATAGCGGATAGCGCGGCCCCCCCGCAATGCGAGGGCCGCTTCAGATGCGTTGACTCCCGCGGCGCGAAATGGAAACATGTCGTCGTGGCGCAGGAAAAGCTGCTCGTCGTCGAGGATGACCGGAACCTGGTCAAGCTCCTCAAGTACAACCTCGAGAAGGAGGGCTGGCGCGTGATCTCCGCCGCCGACGGCGAGGCCGGCCTGGCGGCCCTGCGCAAGGAGCGTCCCGACCTGGTCGTGCTCGACGGGATGATGCCGAAGCTCGACGGCTTCGAGTTCCTGAAGATCATCCGCCGCGAGACGCGCGTCCCCGTCATCATGCTCACCGCCCGCAAGGAGGAGATGGACCGGGTGCTCGGCCTCGAGCTCGGCGCCGACGATTACGTGACCAAGCCCTTCGGCGTGCGCGAGTTGATCGCGCGGGTGAAGGCACTCCTGCGCCGCGCCGCGCCCGTGTCGGAGTCCGCCCCCGGCGGCGTGCTGCGCGCCGGCGGCATCACGCTCGACCCCGAGCGCTACGAGGTCGCGGTCCGCGGGAAGGCGGTCGCCCTGACCACGAAGGAGTTCGAGTTCCTCAAGCTGCTGCTCTCCGCCGGCGGGCGGGCGCTCACCCGGGACCAGCTGCTCGAGAAGGTCTGGGGCTACGACCGCTCGATGGAGATCGACACGCGCACGATCGACCAGCACGTCGCGCGCCTGCGCGAGAAGCTGGGGCCCGAGGGCGTGCTCGTGGCCACCGTCAAGAACGTCGGCTACCGGATCAAGGCGGACGCATGAGCCGCCCGGCGGGCCGCTTCGCCCCGCGATTGGCGCTGGCCGTCGGCGCGCTGCTGGCCGCCGCGATCGGGGCGCTGGGGCTCGTCTTCGCGGAGGACCTCGGGCGGGAGCTCACCGGCGACCTGACCCGTTCCCTGCTGATCCAGGCGCGGCTGGGCGCGCGGGAATCGACGCCCGACGCGAAGGCCCTCGGGGCCGCCTGCGAATGCCGGGCCACCGTGATCGATCGCGACGGCGCGGTGCTCGGCGACTCCAGCCTCGACGAGGAGGGCCTCTCGCACGCGGAGAACCATCGCGCCCGCCCCGAGGTCGCCGCGGCGCTCTTAGGCCGCGAAGCGAGCGCCGTGCGCCGCTCGGCCACGATCGGCGTCCATCATCTGTACGCCGCCGCGCCCGTTCCGGCCCCCGGCGGCGGGGTCCGGGGCGCGGTCCGGTTGTCTCTTCCCCTCACCGAAGTCGCGCGCCGGGTCGCCTTGGCCC of Elusimicrobiota bacterium contains these proteins:
- the ppk1 gene encoding polyphosphate kinase 1; its protein translation is MARSKILPLKVDAAPAATSPQAVGLKAAERFFNRDLSWLAFNDRVLSEAADPTVPALERLRFATIVSSNLDEFFMTRVAEIGKVARRSAGHRFLDGMTARQVLAQIREHALRQKSRQAEVLRDIIDALRAEGVDIISEFLEERAPDTEVQERLPRLKVMVRRYPEPPPALASARLHVFVRFPREYAVITIEDREGRLITLPTKDGVKRYALVERWIADRAEDLFPDREVIETFPFKIIRDADLRWRPDDEENLEDQILEAVNRRSNAKVVRLEVDSPAYSEGALFLATALGLDSSALYRFDLPLDMRTLARIDAPKPGLRYPPIEPQVPAPFRKPSSAFEIVRRKDILLHHPYDAFDIVVKFLEAASLDPGVKRIYHTLYRTSLDSPIMAALIAAAAAGKKVTAYIEIKARFDELNNLRWAEALRKAGVKVVPHLGRYKVHSKVTSIVREEDGVERAYTHLGTGNYHPVTARQYTDLGLLTADEVLGREALSYFEALAKGRRPEGLAELLIAPVNLHDEMLRLIREEARFFKETGKGHIIAKMNSLQDPEIVEALYEASNAGVKIELLVRGICCLRPGIAGMSENIRVVSVVDRFLEHSRIYYFRAGGARKMYLSSADWMPRNFYSRYEVAFPVKDLQLKRYVRDTILGKGLADNQKAWGLKPDGSYSRVTPGPGASLVRSQTFFEALARSDYRDTALADRTKPAAAALPKS
- a CDS encoding DUF47 family protein, which codes for MAFSFIPKEEKFFELFEAQAAHSVAAAKLFREMAQKWSRETGSFDKLREIEHEADITTHDIYEKLNRTFVTPFDREDIRELASELDTITDLIESAGQRMFLYQIDKSTDDLVQLTDILWQATEQVRKAIKELQNPEKSRHVMDYCIEINRLENAGDHALGVAIGKLFQGKPDPLEVMKWKEIYETVEHAIDKCEDVAHTLETILVKQA
- a CDS encoding histidine phosphatase family protein gives rise to the protein MEIIFLRHAPAGEREDWARTGRPDSERPLTPDGRKRAREAAKGLARLVETADLVATSPWTRARETAEIAAKALGAPLAETNFLLPHRSPASLAGWLSGLDGERVVLVGHEPHLSRVISWLLAGSSRTFVAMKKAQAVLLETPKAAAGSAVLAWSLPPKVLRRL
- a CDS encoding response regulator transcription factor; this translates as MIADSAAPPQCEGRFRCVDSRGAKWKHVVVAQEKLLVVEDDRNLVKLLKYNLEKEGWRVISAADGEAGLAALRKERPDLVVLDGMMPKLDGFEFLKIIRRETRVPVIMLTARKEEMDRVLGLELGADDYVTKPFGVRELIARVKALLRRAAPVSESAPGGVLRAGGITLDPERYEVAVRGKAVALTTKEFEFLKLLLSAGGRALTRDQLLEKVWGYDRSMEIDTRTIDQHVARLREKLGPEGVLVATVKNVGYRIKADA
- a CDS encoding inorganic phosphate transporter, which codes for MPPHLSASVLFVIGLAYLFDFLNGMHDSANSIATVVSTRVLSPRHAVVWAAFFNFVAFAVFGVHVANTIGKGLVDPAVVDTAVVAGALIGASIWSWITIKLGIPVSSSHSLIGGMVGAGISKAGTSVLQYDKLKTTVAFIFLSPMIGMLFGFLLMVAVFWIYRRKAPSQVDRTFRVGQLLSAALYSLSHGGNDAQKTMGIIAVLLFSNGLLGEKFYVPFWVVISCHAVIALGTMMGGWKIVHTMGNKVTKLKPVGGFCAETGAGLSIMICSFMGVPVSTTHTITGAIVGVGSTQRLSAVRWGVAGRIVWAWFLTIPFAAICAGFTYQVVKLFF
- a CDS encoding CYTH domain-containing protein, coding for MSRLDDFTSLLFRKLAIDDLHFVEIECKKRVAPEEAGDLRDWLLDRKGVRHQKSAFFFDQFLDTPSFDLLKKGASLRLRYKKNGTAVYLQYKGPGFTRDGMLYRSEFASERLDKLVREESHHDIVKFTDFSVDAILRKHAGPEMGQAMRRHLGARTVRRITSGPIIALYQKEKFEVDLGSAFLEPSLDRVSAFYIAKRGLHALSTFCEFENEIKAEGGSLEDKLEHLDEMLDFNKAVEKKFDLRREPLDKYHRCASFFLK